The sequence below is a genomic window from Wyeomyia smithii strain HCP4-BCI-WySm-NY-G18 chromosome 1, ASM2978416v1, whole genome shotgun sequence.
TGCTGGCGGATTAAAATGCCACGCTGTGGTTGCACTGTTAAGAGCTTCTGCACATTCGTTGTGGATTCGCTGCATCTCATTGGCGGTACCTCGAAAGCACGTGGCATTGTCAGAAAAGATCTCCGTCGGTACCCCTTGCGCCTTAATGAACCTCCGGATGGCCGTCATACAGGACTGGGTTGTGAGCGTATGGACGACCTCAAGGTGAATCGCGCGTATGGCTAGACAGGTGAAGACTGCGACCCACCTTTTTACCTTCTTCCGACCGACGACCACTTCTATGGGGCCCAAGTAGTCTATGCCCACCGCGCTGAAAGGCCGGAGGTGAGATGTCACTCGTTAAACCGGAAGCGGACTCATCAGCGGAGCCAAGGGAAGACAGCGATGCACTTTGCACCAGATGCACTGTCGAGCGACTTGAAAGACTGCCCTTCGGATATTTGGGATCCAGAACCGCTGGCGAAGTTCGTTCACCACGGTTTCCCGATTAGCATGCCCGAAGTTCTCGTGGTAAACTTGTATCAGCTTTTTCGTCAGCCCATGCTTCCGGGGAAGAATGATGGGATATCTCTTGTCGAACGGCATGCCGGTTGCTGCCTCCATTCGACCGTTCATCCGCAGAATACCGTCCTGATCTAGGACCGGTGTTAACTTGTAAATACTGCTGGATCTCATTATCTTTTCGGGTTCCTGTCCGGGTTTCAGTGCCAGGTTTTTATTCAGCACGCTCATTTCGTCTGGAAAGCCGTCGAATAGggtgttttaggggtatgtatattatattttcttttgataagGAATGTCAAAAGAAATATATATTCTACtgactttttttaatttaaacagcaaaactattgaaaaaatcgatttcgaattttaacaactgtaagtgGTTTTGAGACATACCTTACCGTCAAGAAATCATGATACAGggaggccaggtcatttttcaaatatcttcacaCTCCACAAAACAATGTCTTTATACATAGGAAATCTGTGAACACGGTCCCCGTTGAAAGTTTACAAACTTCCAGTGACACATTAAATCGAGTGCGGTTTATCATCCGACTTTTAGGCTTCAACTTATTCACACGCgctcaaatgttttcaatattaggACATGTCTTAACATCTGGCATCCCTGTAATGACACGtaaaccagggttatattttccacaagccagcagcagaaatgtcactttgcttactatcagggttatattccccaaaagccagcaacagcaatgtcactacttgccagttaatgaaaatttaaaacaaataaaatttttcaatcttaaaatcaaagaaaactcgTAGAGGTCTAAGACAAATTACGTTATGCCTACTGAAAGGTCGGTtatcgattagtataagaaaaagcaggtattttttcaaattgaaacccTCTATTGCGCTTGCTTCCACAGAACGGTATCGGCCTTCTGGTGCTCTTCCTGACTGAGAGGTTGTAGCACCGAAGTATACTGGGCATTGATCAGCAGCCGATGTTTTTCAGTCGCCTTTGTCGTGATGATCGACAAACCCTTCTTCTTGAGCTTGCAGTTGTTTATGAAACGCAAGGTATATTCCGTTCCCCTCAGCAACGTTGTCCATCGGGAACATCTGTCGGCGGTGACCACCTCGTGGAACAGAACGACACCTCTTGCTTCTTCAGTAGTGTTTTCGATCTGCGTGTCGGAGCTTGGCCATTGATTTTCGGACTGATGCAAGAATGGTGGCCAGGTGCTCGCAAAGCTGCTCCACCGCAATACCGAACGGGACGAAACTCGCTAGCTTCCCCACCTCCGGTGGCTCTAACTTTCGATCTCTCTCCAGTTGACATTGGAGAAGCAGTTCCGGATGACCGTACAAAGTACGTAGCTTCTCGATGACCTTTAGAACGGATTTAGGTAGTTGAAAAGTAGTTGACCGCGGACCATTTCCAAAGCCGGGCCCTTCAGGCACTCCTGAAGTCGAACCAGGTTTTCAACTTCGCTGAATCCGCACGCTTTGTTGGAGGCTTGGTGTTGTAACACGGCAGACGAAATAGACACTGTTTTTCAGTTGCTTACTAAGCAGCTACAAAGCTGTAatttatttattcgttttagTTAAGGGTAGGGtaagtatttttatttaatCTTACATTTTCAGtgtttttataatatttatagGTTCCGGTCTACCAAGGGTTACAACATCGACAATCTATAGGTGTACAGGTAAGTATTACTTTTTCAGGTTAACTTCCTTAGTGTTAGCGGTAAGTAATTTTGAATCAAATAAACGGTACCTGCTAATCTTCTTGAAACTTCACTTGCATTATAATGTAATTATGTAATTTATGTAAAtaccaatgaaaaaatacaaAGGGTAAATTGGTTTTCTTAGATTATAAATTTTATATTGAGCACGTTGTCACTCTACCAACTCTAGACTATATCTTCAATTCAAAATATCTCTTCATTTCCAACTCTGAACTTCTTCTCTCTTTCTTATCTCTCCACTATCGGAAGTAAATAAGCTGTCACTCTCTTATCAGAGGTCCGACGTGTTTCACTCCACTATGATGGCACTATGGGCCCAGTAACACTTGGTACGAACTGTAAAACAGTGGCCATTCCTCCAGTTTTCCTGAGAAGTTGGGCAGTTTCTTAGTAACTCCGCTTCTCGCCGCTAGTTGGCTCATCCGGTTAATTTTTCTCTTCGGATTTGGATTTTTTTGCCTCTCTTCATTTTCAAATTTGCCATTCTCGTCGTCTTGTTTTTCGCTGGATTTTTCTTCATCGCAGGAGTTTTCTTTATTGCTGGAGTTTTCTTCATTGCTAAAGTTTTCCTCATTGCTGGATTCGTCATCGTTGTCGTCTTCGTCATTTTCGTCGTCGTTCAGGTTGTCTTGATTCCCCTTTGGCAACTTTTGGGCTTTCGGTTTGCGCAGCGGTGTTTTCTGCTTTTCCGAAACTTGTGCCTTCAGTTTTTCGCCGGAACCCCCTCCAATCAGATCGACCGAAGGCAGCGGTTTAACTTTTTTTCCAGTAGCTTTCAGTGTCTCAATCTCGTCTTTCAGACTCGCCATTTCGCTCAGGAATACTTCCTGCCGTTCTCTCATTCGTTGAACCTGCAACCTTCTTTCAAGTAGAACGCGTTCCTGTAGAGCatattcttcttcttcctcatccTCACGAAGTTTTTGCTCGAGTAGCAGTCGCTTCTGTTCCAAAGCTCGCTTTATCTCCCTTTCTTTTCTCTTCAGCATCGCCTCCGTTTCCATTTCCTTCTCCAGCCGTTTTTGTTCTTCCTCCATCTCTTTCAGCCTTTGTTCGACGGATTTGACGCCGGAATCCTCGGGGTTTTTCTTACCACTACCCTTGCCTTTCTTGGCTTCCTTCTCTTTCCTGTATTTTAAGGCAAGTGCTCTGCAAGATTCAGAAGTGCAGAACCATATTTTATCCAACTTCGACTCGTCAATAATTCCCACACAACGGTTGTGGTACCATGATTCGCAGCCATTGCACCCGACCATCTTCTCATTGGATGTCGAAATCTCGCCGCATGCTGCGCAACACACTCACTAGTTCAAGCGACTCTCGTTTTATGTGGTTGTTTAAATCGTGTTTCGAACGTATTTCAATACCTTTTCCCGTGGTCATCATAGTAGCTGCTAGAACGATACGATAAATGATATTAAGATTATTATTATACACATATTGTAAAACCTACTGATTGTCGTGTCCAATCAATCCAACCgttgaatatatttatttgcttttttagaTGATTCAATAAACTGTCTTCTATCATCAAGATATATCATACGACTgactttattttttctttcaatctCTGTCCTGCACTTGCGTTATTCCTTTCACTCTCTCTCACTGTCTCTTACTatcactctcactctctctttctttctctctctctctctctatttctctcatTCTCGTTCCCTACACTGATATACACAAATCTTAGCGAAATAGATCATCCCTAACAACTTGACCGAAGCATATTTGTACCTACATGTTTAAGTGTCTTTGCATACATTACGAATTAACTAAACTAAATAACAACAATGTTAGAGCGTGTAGAGTAAGCCATTTTAAACGGATTAAAATTGTAACCGTGCACTCAGCTACTTGTTATTCAAGTACTAATTCAACCAATCCTAACCGAGGTTTCCGTTCCAGCAGaattgtgaaaacaaaagcatacAGTAGCCTAATGGAACATGAACCAAACACAAACAATATCGCGCACACAAGCACACACAGTACGGCCGAAACGAAAATAGTTACACACACATCACGAATACTCTCATAGCTAATAACGTCAGGAGTTGAAACGAAGAAATGATGCGCAAACTAAGCGTAAGCAGGCTAACAAACAATAACTGTCTGTTGTGTATAGCAAATTTTTAGTCACCAAACCTTCTGCGGTAAGATATTGTAGGACAACAAAAGAAGAGAGTGCGAGCGTTTGGTCGGAGATTGGAGTTAATATGCGTACAACGACCTAATATAttctatttattattattagcaAAGTAGCAATGGAATTGACCAAATTCGCTcgaactgtaaaaaaaattgtagagtgtactgaaaaaaaaaacagcaacaacaacaaaacgcTATATTGAGGATTTCACTCGTTGTAATCTGCGAGTCGTAAGCACAAGATGTGAGACTTTTGTACATATTACCAGGAGAAAAACCAAAACGGCTCCTCTACTCGATGAAATTTTGAATGTTTAAACCagagtctttttttttatacagTATCGAGATAAAGTTCAGAATGTTCTTTGTTTTAGATATTGAAAGAAATTCCTGTATTAGATACTGCGACGTAGTATGTCATCAGAACTTAGCTCAAGATGAAAACTCTgtatttaacccgtaaagacccgagacgaagcttatttttttaaaatgatcGTTCTCGGCACTGGCGCGGTCGATTTGGAAAAActtggaatattattcaaggggaatagttgctttaagttttggtaTAGGTATCACCCgtctggacccctccccattTCCTTGAgatgcaaatatgtctgtgttttttgctacttttttcaaacagattgagcaaatgatgagaattttcataggtattaattgtttcatttatcaaatcatgtcaggtagatgaaatatgacAAATAAGAATGAATTTGGAAGTTTTCAgaatatttcagtacaaaatcacaaaattacgtatttttaaaaaatttcaaaaaacattGTCCTCCTTCAAGTTTTTAGTTCTACAATTTTAGAATATGGTTTCCTGAATTCCTACACGATTTaatatttattctagcatgcacataTTTAGAGAAAAATGGGTTTGAATTTAATAAAGTacgagtttttatgaaaaattgattttctcaaaatctatgcatgctagaataaatatttcatcatgTATGGATTTCATCAGGAAACCTTAATCTAAAAATGTAGAACTAAAAACTGGAAGGGCGACAATGTTTtgtgaaattttttaaaaatacgtagctttgtgattttgtactgaaatattcTGGAAACTTCTAAATTCActcttttttgtcatattttatctacctgacatgattcgATACATGGAACAATTGATACCTACGTAAATTCTCAtcatttgctcaatctgtttgaaaaagtagcaaaaaacacagacatatttgcatcTCACGGAAATGGGGAGGGGTCCAATGGGGTGGTACCTATACCAAAACTTAatgcaactattccccttgaataatatcccaagttttctcaaatcgaccgcgccagtgctgagaacgatcattttcaaaaaataagttcCGTCTCGGGTTTTTATgggttaaggtgaaacgggacgtggtcgcgatcaacttgaattttgcaatctaattttttcttgatttatggagactacgtacatgaaactttaatcaattgttttcacaactgttgcatgcctgaagtagcaatttgagtgctgtttattaagtggaagccgaattttttacgatcaaaatacagaagtaaaaagaactctaacctcaaaattgtataggaaaaggccacaatcccgtttcaccttaactaACTTGTGGAAATATTggtcatattttcgaaaaaaaaggtAACATAACACAACACTGAACCTAAACACCACATACTTTTTAAGTGAAAATGCACGTAAATGCTGAAAATAATCATTCGCGTCTATCTTACGTGCAGCATTTGCAATTTATATGTGCAGAGATGTGTTTCAGATGAAAATTTAATACCTTCTATACGCGCAGCATTTTATATTTACGTGATTGTGAACATGAATATTACGTGCCACACAAGTATTTTGGAATAGATCTTATCAAGTGAAAAGACAGTAACATTTATGTGAGTTGCATGTACAATGCATGCCTTTTTCACGTACTTTCAAATATCATGTGCAGAAGCACGTAAACGTCACGTGAATTGATGATGTGAAAAAAATGATACACAACAATCAAGATGGCGACAAACAGCACAACGGCGAGTGAACTTTTTGCAGATTTGGGATTTTCAGATAGTTTGTTCGAGGTTTTTGGACGTAAGTACACGCGTTGTTTATCAAAATTTGTCGCTTGAATGGAATAAAGTAAAAGTTTTGATTTCAGGATGTGGTATAGGTCTATTCGAGCTGCTAACTGTGACAATCGAGCAACTCAAAGCACTTTTGGAGCCAACAGAAACCCTATGGAAATACGACGAACTGTTTGgtaatgtacatttttttcattttgatactGATACGtcttaatttttgaaaatatttttcagaagTTCAATATTCTACATGCTCTGCAAGCCGAAGCAGCCGAAGGAAGCTCGAAAGCAAAAGAGGAAACAACAGCAGCAATCGATGCAATGCTTTTTTTAACAGTATTtgaataattcaatattttcagaacTAGATAAATCTTAATTCTAATTATATTTTCCTTTTTGCTTGTACAATTTAGTATAAAGGAACTATTTATAGAAGCGGTCAATTTGTCACAATATATTTAAATCAAATTATGAATTTATATGAATTATTGGATATCATAAACCACAATAACATCGTGCGTTAAGTTGTGCAAACATGGAAAATAGTTTCATTCAATGAGCATCTTCTTGCATACGAAACAATGAGCCGTGCCGTGAGCCATTAGTAGATATTCTTTCAAAAGATCTGATTGATGGACCTCCGATTGCAATACACTGTATAGACAATTGTCTCTATTTTAGAAATAAGAATAGTTTTAAGGCAGGTATGAAAGATCAAAACTATTATATACAAACTACATAGTAGTAAGTAGtgaataaattgtttttttttttacacttcTAATCAAATTTATTTGTTTACCTGAAAAAGCCATATAACGAAATACAATCGCTTCaacatataaaaataaacatgaGAAACATTTTAATTTAACTACGAATGACTCTAACAATCATATTTACTCAATATCAAAATCACATTAATATCTAATGAAAACAGTGGGAGATGCATATGAAATGTATGTGAGTTTCACTTAACGTTCAAATGCAATACACGCAAGAATTACGTGAGCGTAACAAAAAAATATCTACGTGCGGTTCACATAAAGTTTGCGtgcaaaccattatggataaaatctatttgtttttGCACATGAAATCTACgcgatttttattttgagtgaaCGTTCATTTGCGTTATCATACTTCAATACAAGTTGCATGAAAATACTCGGCCCGATTTCTTTCACACAATGCAACTCTTGCATACTGCCTATGAACTGTCGTGCAACAGTACTTGTATATTATTTACCTCAAATGTGCCAATCTTTTTGCAGCGGCATTCGCAACGTGATCAAAGCAATCACTGCGTCGTGTGTCAAActgaattttatcaaatatcAGTCAAAGAATATGACGATTCGTACATCATCTAAAAGGACAACGAAGTTGACGGTTAGGAATACCTcttgattgaaattttcaatgagATTCACTATGCTCCCTAATTGCAGGTCAGCAAGTAATTCGTTTCAGGTTAAAAGCATGATCAATTCGATTACGGAAGGACTACCCAGTATTGGCCTACCACAAGGAGATGGCAGTAATTTGTTGGCCCCATCATCGCTGGTAGCAGAAAAATTTTCTTCATTACCATGGCGACGGTTGTTCACCGTCTTGGGCAACCGATGTTTTTTCACAGAACTCTAGCAACCGATGCACCTTTCAGTCAATTGTTCCACCCGTGTCACCGGCGGACCCCGTTCCGATATCACCCTTCGCCAGTTTCCAGCCCAAAGCCTCAAATAGCATCATTGTCGAAGATGACTAAATTTCTGAACCATAACGAAAAGAGATCTAAGTTTAAAAGTTGGGTGGTAAGCAAATTGTTTCGTAAAGAAGAATCGTTGGTGGTGGTCATGTGTCCTCACCTCTCTGTGCCCCACCGTGGAGCCGGAGAGCGCAGACTGTGATAATATTAGTGACCAATCGTAATTGTAACTCCGAGACCGAGCAGTCACACATTAGATGTTTCGGCCTGTTCTATTCGTGGAAGTATATACTTGCCTGAACGCGATGGTTCGAAATCGCTCagtgttggaggagcaaaagtTGGTGATCGGCGTACCAGTCATAATTTCGTGTTTAATGATATGATCGATATACGGTCGTATATATCTCTAAAATCGAAGTAATATTTCGCCGTTCGCGCGATCCGGAAGCTATCGGTAGCAGTGCGAGAAAACTTCTTTGGTTACGGATGCGTTTGCGGGAAGACCTTGAAATTTGACAATAGCAGTTAACAGCAGAAACAGTTTCTTTCGTCAACCTGGCAGGTTACTGGGCGATGGAGCCAGGCTGTGTCCTTCGACGTTGATAGTAAgtgcatttattttatttgccttgactTATCGGAACGACCGATTTAAAAGATTTTCACCTTCAAAGATCCTGCCATTATTATTTTGAATAATAATTGTCTAAATAAAAATGGTGAAGAATGCCTTCTGGAaagcaaaatttattttatcgtttctccaaaaatttaaaagtgGCAATCATGTTAGAATCGTGTTTACGTGAAAAATTTCAACTATAAttacacaaaaaataaatttagagTCCATTTAGCGTTACCCAGGTTGCACCACGAGGAGGCGAACTCTTTTGCAACCCAAATTCCTAATTCTTCCAATTTCCaaatttcaatttctaattATGTACTGATCTCCAAATTCTAATTTCcgtttaatttcaaaatttaattttaaaacgtATAAATTTTAATTCCATGTTCAATTATtgctaaatttttgttttcaaatgttcattatttcaaaaattcttaatttctttattgttccactcctaatttttgatactttttggtTTCTGATACCTCATTTCCAATTCTTAATATCCCAATTTCAAATTGCAAGTGtaatttttaaactttcaattttactttccaaaattttaattttaaattcataatattcattatttcaaattttcatttagaatttatattaTTCCGAAATGAAAACCAAAACCAATTTTAAGGTTTTCATTCCAAAATTGATATTTCAAATTCCATAACTCTAATTTAACCTCTAATTTCGAATGTTCAATATCtaatgtttaaaatatttaaattttacgtACAATTTTGTTACTTCAATTTGCTTATTTAAAATTTCTAAT
It includes:
- the LOC129716741 gene encoding uncharacterized protein LOC129716741; its protein translation is MSVLNKNLALKPGQEPEKIMRSSSIYKLTPVLDQDGILRMNGRMEAATGMPFDKRYPIILPRKHGLTKKLIQVYHENFGHANRETVVNELRQRFWIPNIRRAVFQVARQCIWCKVHRCLPLAPLMSPLPV
- the LOC129716742 gene encoding DNA ligase 1-like — translated: MVGCNGCESWYHNRCVGIIDESKLDKIWFCTSESCRALALKYRKEKEAKKGKGSGKKNPEDSGVKSVEQRLKEMEEEQKRLEKEMETEAMLKRKEREIKRALEQKRLLLEQKLREDEEEEEYALQERVLLERRLQVQRMRERQEVFLSEMASLKDEIETLKATGKKVKPLPSVDLIGGGSGEKLKAQVSEKQKTPLRKPKAQKLPKGNQDNLNDDENDEDDNDDESSNEENFSNEENSSNKENSCDEEKSSEKQDDENGKFENEERQKNPNPKRKINRMSQLAARSGVTKKLPNFSGKLEEWPLFYSSYQVIEKLRTLYGHPELLLQCQLERDRKLEPPEVGKLASFVPFGIAIENTTEEARGVVLFHEVVTADRCSRWTTLLRGTEYTLRFINNCKLKKKGLSIITTKATEKHRLLINAQYTSVLQPLSQEEHQKADTVLWKQAQ